The Deltaproteobacteria bacterium DNA segment GACCCTACATAACCGTTCACTGGCAGGGGATATTTCTTTTCACTTCACACTTCAGCCCCTTGTTTTCTTAAGGCTTTTGACATGGGGGATGTCCTGCCCCCTCTGCATTCGCCTTACGCTGCGCTTAAGGCGATGCAGTTTCCCCCACNNNNNNNNNNNNNNNNNNNNNNNNNNNNNNNNNNNNNNNNNNNNNNNNNNNNNNNNNNNNNNNNNNNNNNNNNNNNNNNNNNNNNNNNNNNNNNNNNNNNNNNNNNNNNNNNNNNNNNNNNNNNNNNNNNNNNNNNNNNNNNNNNNNNNNNNNNNNNNNNNNNNNNNNNNNNNNNNNNNNNNNNNNNNNNNNNNNNNNNNNNNNNNNNNNNNNNNNNNAGGAGCGGTTTGCCTTTTGCAGGGTTTCGATCGCGGGCCGGATTGCACTGCCTCTCCGGTCTGCGATGAGTGAGCTTTGAAACCCGGAAAAAGGTAACCGCTCCAAGGCAGGATATAACGGGTTCACTGAATATTCACGTTTGAAGGTTAATGAATGACCGCATCCTCGAAAATATTCCCCTGTTGAAGTTGCATTACAGGGATTGATTAGTGTACCTAATTTCTGAGAAAAAGAAACGGGATCAAGGAGGGACATCATGAAAGAAAAGGAGAGGAGGAATGGAAGCTCTCAGGCGAAACCGGCGGGCAGCCATGGATCTATTACGCCTTGAAGTGGAGATGCTCCGGCTCAGTAGTATGTAAATCTTGGAGCAAGAATGGAAGCATTTGACAATAATCATGACGTGCAGGACATAGCGGCCCGAATGTTCGAGGCACTTGCGCGGTGTTTTCCCATATGTTCAGTCAGTGATGAGTTTCATTATTTCCCTCAGGTACAGTCACTGAAAGAAGACTGGTCCAGATGGGATGATTTTTCACAGGAGGCAGTGGAGGAGATCGCTGATAAGCTCCTGGCCTGGGAAGAGGATCTGGCGCGACTGGCAAAAAACATGTCCGGTCAAGATACACTTATTGATATCTCCATGCTTTGCCAGGTCGCGCAGACCGTTCGCGAGCAGCTTACCGAGGTCCGTTTTCATGAAACACAGCCCACTCTTTATCTCACTATTGCCTGCGTTGGACTGGCTGATGCACTGGATCAAGACCCTGCCGCATGGGAAGACCGCGTAAGGGGTCTTCCTGCCTTTTTGGACAAGGCCCGCATGAATCTCGTTCATATTCCTTCCCTGTTCCGTGATCTCGGCCTTGAGATGGCCGGAGCTACAAGGTCATGGCTTTCTTCTATCAGGCACATTCGATCCGGGCTCAAGCCCGTTCTCATGGCTCTTGAGGGTTTTGAAGACCATCTCCGCCGGATATCCATCTGCGATAATTTTCTCCTCGCCCCTGAGCTGCTTGAGCGCATTGTCTGCAACCACATGGGCTGTGCCGCCGGAATGGAAGATGTCCGGGAGGAACTTGAGCATGAAATCCGGGAAACACAGGAGATTATGAGTGAAGAAGCACGCCGTCTGGACCCGGGGCACTCCTGGCAGGAGATATATAAATCTATCCCTCTGCCATCCCTGCCCGAGGACGGACTTGTCGGTCTGTATCACGATGCAGTGCTCGAACTCGGGCAGCACTGCCTGGAGCAGGGACTTGTCTCGACAGACCTTTTCAGTTCCTGCCCGGTCCGGGTGGAGCCGGTTCCGTTTTACCTCTCTGCTATCCGGAGCGCCGCAGCCTATAGCATACCTCCCGGGCATCCTCCCTGCGGCGGCACATTCTTCATCCTTGATGTCGATGACCCTGAGAAGCTGCAGGAGATCCTTCAGCCCGACTGGCGCATGCTCACAGCCCATGAGACCTATCCGGGTCATCACCTCCTGGACGCATCCCGCTGGAACCTGAAAAAGGCCTTGCGACGGCCTATTGAGTTTCCTCTTTACTACGAGGGATGGGCCTGCTTTGCCGAGGAATTGCTGTCACATACCGGATACTTCAAGGGGCCTGCAGACCGCCTTCTCCTTGCCAGAAGGCGCTTTTGGCGGGCTGTTCGCGGCAGGGTGGACCTTGACATTCAAACCGGAATGGATTTATTCACTGCGGCATGCCTTCTTGAACAGGCAGGTATGAGCAAAAACCAGGCAGCATCAGTCGTGCGCAAATACGCATTGAAGCCCGGATATCAGCTTTGTTATACTATAGGCCGGCGGCGATTTCGTGATATCTACGAGCGGTTCGGCAGAGACGGCCCTCGAGACTTTACGCAAAAGGTATTACCCTTGGGCGAGATCGGCTTTGGTAATCTTGAGAAGGTACTGTCTAAATAAATCATACTTTTAAATAGGCAATGGATTTTTATGACTATTATGACTATTGAGTTAGCTCCGCTTCGATATATAGTCTTTGATTATTGGATAATCATCCCTTGTCCCTCCAATGCTCTCGTCCCTTGTTTTCTGAGACTTTTGCAGCATGGGACCCTCCCTGTTCTCCTCCGCTGCGCTCCGGAGCCAGGGTTTCCCGTACTGCAAAAGCCAGGAAANNNNNNNNNNNNNNNNNNNNNNNNNNNNNNNNNNNNNNNNNNNNNNNNNNNNNNNNNNNNNNNNNNNNNNNNNNNNNNNNNNNNNNNNNNNNNNNNNNNNNNNNNNNNNNNNNNNNNNNNNNNNNNNNNNNNNNNNNNNNNNNNNNNNNNNNNNNNNNNNNNNNNNNNNNNNNNNNNNNNNNNNNNNNNNNNNNNNNNNNNNNNNNNNNNNNNNNNNNNNNNNNNNNNNNNNNNNNNNNNNNNNNNNNNNNNNNNNNNNNNNNNNNNNNNNNNNNNNNNNNNNNNNNNNNNNNNNNNNNNNNNNNNNNNNNNNNNNNNTGGATTTTTTAGGATATCATTCAGAGTGTAATTTGGGCAGTCCGGGGGGATGGGACTACCAGCGAATCACCCAGGTAATCGGCAAGGCGGTCTGGGAAGACCTGAACCGCATCCGGCCCATGGGCGTTGATCTTGACTTTGATCATCCGCTCTTTTACCCCGTAGCCGGTTTTACAGACATGCTCATCAAGGAACATCGCCGCCGCGAAGGCTCGAATTCCGGCGTAATTGCAGTAGTTGCCGAAGAAGAAACGCTGGCGGAAGTGACCGAGAACATCAATCTCGCCCATCGATTAAACACGGTTGACGGCATAACCGGGGTGTTGACAGCACCCAATGAACTTGAGCTGAAAAACGGGCGGGTGAGCTTTCATGGGCAGCCTGTATCCCTGATTTTCATGGACTTCAATACAGACACGTTCCTTGACCTGCACCGCAGGCACAACCTGGAACCACTTATGCAGGCGGTGCGGGAAAACAGGGTGATCAACCCCAGGGGTACCGAGCCGATTAACATAAAAAGCATGTTCGAGGTCTTTACCGGTCCCCATCGCAGCCGGTTTCATCCGGAGATCGTGAAGCGCACTCCCTGGACCCGCCGGTTCTGTCCGCAAAGGACCGAAGGGCCCAAAGGAGAGGAGATAAATGATCTCGTCGAGTGGACCCGGGGGAACTGGGATAATCTGGTCCTCAAGCCTGAAAGAGGTTACTCCGGAAAAGGAGTGAGGGTGGGCGAAGTCAACAAAGACGCCGACGAGGCCATAGACCTGGCCGTAAAGAAAGGAGATTACATCGTTCAGGAAAAGGTCCCTCTCGAACTGTGGGCTGAGGAAAACCCCAAGCTCGACGCCGGCGAGAAGAGCATAGCCCTGGCCCGCTATCAGACGGATTTCCGCTGCATGATCGGGCCTGAAGGTGCCTTTGGCTTCCTGTCCCGTATTGGAGGAATACCTACGAACGTCGGGATGGGAGGCGGGGTCCAGCCCCTGGCCGTGCTGCGCTCCGATATCAGCGTAAGGGAGGCGGTGGACAGGATCAACCATGCCATTGTTGGCATGGATTATGTTGATCTGGCCGAAGTGGTGGAGAAACAGGAGTCCTTGGCCCTGGAATACAAGTTTACCTATCTCTTGGGGCCTATCAAGATCGCCCTGCGTCCCCGTGTGATCACATACGGCCAGATTGAGGCCCTCAAGGCATACTGCGGTGCCATGTGGGCGGACTGCCTTACACTTGAGAAGATGTGGCTGTCGGGAGAGTTGGACGATTTTATCAGGATGGAGGCCGAGGAGCTTGATATCGTCCGCCTGCAGCCCTGGGGCGGCTCTGCCGCGATCATTGCCTCGGACGGGCTTTTTGACTTCGGGGCCCATGTAGAGCCGTTATGGCCATAAGGGTTGATCCAGAGTGGTGGAAGACCCTTTTTGATGAGGTTTACCTCCTGACGGACGCCCGCTCGGTTTGCAACGATGAGCTTACAAACCGGGAGGTCGACTGGATATGTGAGCTTGTCCCCATCCATCCCGGGCACAGGATCCTTGATCTCTGCGGCGGCCACGGGCGGCACAGTCTTGCGCTTTGCGAACGCGGCTATGAAAACTGCACGGTCCTCGATTATTCTGCCTGCCTGATCAATCACGGCAAGGCATGTGCTGCAGATCGCGATTGCCCTGTTGAATTTGTCCAGGGCAACGCCCAAAATACGGGGTTCGGGTCCGGAGTCTTTGACCACGTGCTCATAATGGGAAACTCGCTGGGATATGCCCTGAATGCAGATGCCGACCGGTTGATCCTGGTCGAGTCCCGTCGCATCCTTCGCTCCGGGGGCTGGCTGTTGATAGACGTGGCCAACGGCGCTTCTGCCAGGGCCTGTTTCAACCCCATCGCGTGGCACGAGATCGGCCCTGACATCGTGGTGTGCCGTCAGCGCGAAATCAATGGAAATTTCGTATGCTCCCGTGAGATGGTAATCAGTAAGACAAGGGGGCTCATTCGCGACCGCACATACTCCATCCGCCTCTATGGGCCGGATTCCCTGGCAGCATTGGTGAGAGAGGCCGGCTTTACCGGCGTAAATGTCGAAACCGAGTTCGCTCCCCACAAAAACGATGGGGACCGCGGCTTCATGAACCACCGCATGATAGTCACTGCGCAAAAGCCGTAATTTCCTACATTTCCCAGGTTCGGTTTCGGTAAGATATTGCTTTTGCTCTTCAGCGGGATGCGTGCTTCAGCGGTTGGAGGCCGTCCTTGAAACTGCCGCATGTATCTCCTTAAACTGATTACACATTCTAAACCTGGTTTGGGTTATGTCTTGCATCAGGGAAATAAACATACGCTGTTTTCTGGGCCGCCAATGATTGAAGGCTTCCAGTAAGGAATCACAATACCACCAGTTACACCGATACGGACGCATGGTGCGGGGAAGGAGGCAACCCTTTTCTGCAAGAAACTGGCAGGGATCTTCATCACCGAGCCCATCCCTGAAAGGAGGTAGTTCTATTCCCAAGGCTGAAAAAAATATCAGGTCGCACCAGTCGAAACGACCATTTGCATTTATACAGTTCGGGCTCTTGCAGGTCGGACAGATCTCGGCTGTGATCTCCTGAATAAATGGATCTATAGTATCAATACCCGTCTTTACTTTAAGGGCCAGGCTTCTGACTCCCTCCACTTCGCGATGATGATAGTTAAATACGAATCGTATCCCTCCATACAGGTCCTTTAACTCTTTTGATGTATCTGGCCTTGGATTAGACCAAAAACCGGTATTTATCATAGCCTATGCACAAGTAGCCATGAAAATGGAGCCAAAATCACCCATCTGGCAACTTGCTGATTTTATGTTATTTTGTTGCTAAAAAGCCGGTTATATCGTTAAATTTCTGTTAAAGGATAGCCTTCCGGGAAAGGAAGACAGAAAAATTACTTGCGCAAGGTAGCTATCATTCGTTTGGGCTTCAGGAAAATATCTATTGCATCACAGATATTGAAGAAAACGGCATCACTTGCCATCAGGGCATCAATCGAGGCCCCTTCCGTACCAATTATACATAATCCCAGTCTGGCCTCCCTCAACATCAGGGCGTCATTGCAGCCATTGCCTATAGCCACGGTCTTATCGCGACCAAGCCTTTCAAGAAAAGCGAGTTTCTGTATATCGCCCCTGCCGGATTCCAGCCTATGGATCTCTATTCCGCAATCCTCCACCAACTGCTCAGCCAACCGGTCAAGAGTTTGACCTGTATCTGCTGTCAGTACATAAACATCCATTATCTCTGATACTTCCTTCAGTCGATCCACAACACCGTCAACAAAACCGCCATCAACTGTAATTGTCCCGTTGAGATCCAGTATCATATTGAAAAGATCATAGAAAACACCACAGGGCATATCTATTTGCATTTTTTGAGAACCGGACATTGCTTTATTTATCTCTCCCCGCGTCTTATCTTTCAACTTTGGCGAAGATAGACCGGCGAATACGAGCCGGCAGAAAGGCTGCTGCAACGTCAGCCATCTTTCTCAGAAGTAGAACCATGTCGTCACGTCCCCTCCAATTGTCCTTGAGAACCTGCTCGTCGACCCTCAGGATCAAACGCAACAAGGCAAGGGCCACCAGGTAAACATCGTCGACCAGCCCTGCAAACGGAATCCAGTCAGGGACCAAATCAACCGGATTTAATATGTAGGCAACAGTAGCGCCCAGTATAGCCTTATCGGCAGAGGAGACCCTTGTATCCCTCAACAGATTTACCACCAGTCCCAATAACTGGGGCAAGAGAGCGATATAACCACGAATTCCGGCATAAATACCGGAATTATTCTTCTCCCGGGGATGGGATTTTGCTTGTTTGCCTTTCATGTCCAGCATTATTATAACCTAAAACATAACCTCAAATAATAAATAAGGCAAAAGATGTGAGACCAATTCTCCCGGCTTGCAATCTCAGGCATTAACAATTTAAATTATAATCCATTACAT contains these protein-coding regions:
- a CDS encoding ATPase P; this encodes MKDKTRGEINKAMSGSQKMQIDMPCGVFYDLFNMILDLNGTITVDGGFVDGVVDRLKEVSEIMDVYVLTADTGQTLDRLAEQLVEDCGIEIHRLESGRGDIQKLAFLERLGRDKTVAIGNGCNDALMLREARLGLCIIGTEGASIDALMASDAVFFNICDAIDIFLKPKRMIATLRK